One region of Flavobacterium sp. GSB-24 genomic DNA includes:
- a CDS encoding sensor histidine kinase, producing MKKIYAFIFFLFFSAISNSQVILSLDDDTVYIDSIVKSTKNVKSDSIKSLNSFRLSKLFLMVQDAKKSKEYLEQGNRLKTKFPFLRDISLYYNAYSFIEKGDIDGFEKALLEANEKLKKYRYKEAYRIRAIILQNYGIMQQRKNNENAYMRLLVNEAIPIAKKSGDYELISGLNKAVAIIFMNNGEREKAAEYLDQAQKYIENTTKKSPTLAESKMETYIINAENLVELKHFYDAKSILDKAFVTLKKYPESNLNDSYFYAEGIYYAKQNKHNEALISFEKGINSSIKHGNSIALNRLKFAEYEVLFKLKNYVKAKSNLEYLVQNTPFIVDKKNYYKELSKVYNATKEYSKAYSYSHKYNVINDSLNDANLKNEIIELEAKYKKAESEKKISLLQSENEKAVLQVNNNRLNTMLFAALSFLLFLTVLFLWIYNNYQKKLSFQKEVNLQQELSALENQQKLSISNALIQGEEIERKRIARDLHDGLGSMLSGLKMHLSLVNRENNENSPNINEMLNDSIKELRNISQNLMPESLMKLGLEHALKDLCVSHSTLETVVEFQYLIKKSKFPQHFEIMIYRIIQELLNNALKYAKASQILVSCSQNKDVFFITVEDNGVGFNVKHAEKREGMGLRNIKNRVAFLNGKLEIDSVVNKGTSVYIELKI from the coding sequence ATGAAGAAAATCTACGCCTTTATCTTTTTTTTATTTTTTTCTGCTATTTCCAATTCACAAGTAATCCTTTCATTAGATGACGATACGGTTTACATTGACAGTATTGTTAAGTCTACAAAAAATGTAAAGTCCGACAGCATTAAAAGTTTGAACAGTTTTAGACTGTCCAAATTATTTTTAATGGTTCAGGATGCCAAAAAATCCAAAGAATACCTCGAACAAGGAAATCGATTAAAAACAAAATTTCCTTTCTTACGGGATATTTCGCTTTATTATAATGCTTACAGTTTTATTGAAAAAGGCGATATAGATGGTTTTGAAAAAGCCTTATTAGAAGCTAATGAAAAACTTAAAAAATACCGCTATAAAGAAGCTTATAGGATTCGGGCAATTATACTTCAGAATTATGGTATTATGCAGCAGCGCAAGAATAATGAAAATGCTTATATGCGCCTGTTGGTGAATGAAGCTATTCCTATTGCCAAAAAAAGCGGTGATTATGAATTAATCAGCGGTTTAAATAAAGCCGTTGCCATTATTTTCATGAATAATGGTGAAAGGGAAAAAGCTGCAGAATATCTCGATCAAGCCCAAAAATATATCGAAAATACTACTAAAAAGTCTCCGACGCTTGCAGAGTCTAAAATGGAAACTTATATCATAAATGCAGAGAATTTGGTAGAACTTAAACATTTTTATGATGCTAAAAGTATACTCGATAAAGCTTTTGTGACCTTAAAAAAATATCCAGAATCGAATTTGAATGATTCTTATTTTTATGCAGAAGGAATTTATTATGCTAAACAAAATAAACACAATGAAGCATTAATAAGTTTTGAGAAAGGCATAAATTCTTCTATAAAACATGGTAACTCTATCGCATTAAACAGATTAAAATTTGCGGAGTATGAAGTGCTTTTTAAACTCAAAAACTACGTTAAAGCTAAAAGTAATCTAGAATATCTGGTGCAAAACACACCATTTATTGTTGACAAAAAAAATTATTATAAAGAATTATCTAAAGTTTATAATGCGACAAAAGAATACTCCAAAGCCTATTCGTATTCGCATAAATACAATGTTATAAATGATAGTTTGAACGATGCCAATCTGAAAAATGAAATTATTGAACTCGAGGCAAAATATAAAAAAGCAGAAAGTGAGAAGAAAATCTCTTTACTGCAGTCAGAAAATGAAAAAGCAGTTTTACAAGTCAATAATAATCGATTAAACACAATGCTTTTTGCAGCGCTTTCGTTTTTGTTGTTCCTAACAGTTTTGTTTTTATGGATTTATAATAACTATCAAAAAAAGCTGAGTTTTCAGAAAGAAGTCAATTTACAGCAAGAATTATCAGCGCTTGAAAATCAACAGAAATTATCGATTTCAAATGCATTGATTCAAGGTGAAGAAATCGAACGAAAGAGAATTGCAAGAGATTTACACGATGGATTAGGAAGTATGCTTTCTGGCTTGAAAATGCATTTGAGTCTTGTCAACCGAGAAAATAACGAAAACAGTCCGAACATTAATGAAATGCTAAACGACTCGATTAAAGAGCTTCGTAATATTTCTCAAAATTTAATGCCCGAAAGTTTAATGAAATTGGGACTTGAACATGCGTTGAAAGATTTGTGTGTTTCTCATTCTACTTTAGAAACTGTCGTTGAGTTTCAGTATTTAATTAAAAAATCAAAATTTCCACAGCATTTTGAAATTATGATTTATCGCATAATACAGGAACTTCTAAATAATGCTTTAAAATATGCTAAAGCTTCACAAATTTTAGTTTCCTGTTCGCAGAATAAAGATGTGTTCTTTATTACTGTAGAAGACAATGGAGTAGGATTTAATGTAAAACACGCCGAAAAAAGAGAAGGTATGGGACTGCGAAATATTAAAAACCGCGTCGCATTTTTGAATGGGAAACTAGAAATTGATTCGGTTGTCAATAAAGGGACTTCAGTATATATTGAATTAAAAATTTAA
- a CDS encoding response regulator transcription factor: protein MIHKTVIVDDHPIVISGIAGLLSDLDAIKIVEKFESGVSLLEYIEDNKVDLILMDIFLPVINGVDLCKTIKQKHPKIVIIGMSSQSERSLVMQFIQNGGNGYILKNASFDEFKNCIYKAIEGEIVFSEEVKTIISQPLSEDLERIPGLSRRERDIALLLSQGKSTQEIADDLFLSFLTVQTHRRNILQKYKMKNVAELIAFLLKNNMLN, encoded by the coding sequence ATGATACATAAAACAGTAATTGTAGACGATCATCCGATTGTGATTTCGGGAATAGCAGGTTTGTTGTCGGATTTGGATGCTATTAAGATCGTAGAAAAATTTGAGTCGGGAGTATCGCTTTTAGAATATATCGAAGACAATAAAGTTGATCTCATCTTAATGGATATTTTTCTGCCAGTTATAAATGGCGTTGATTTGTGTAAAACCATTAAACAAAAACATCCTAAAATTGTAATTATCGGCATGAGCAGTCAATCTGAAAGAAGCTTGGTAATGCAGTTTATTCAAAATGGAGGGAATGGCTATATCTTGAAAAATGCCTCTTTTGATGAATTTAAAAATTGTATTTATAAAGCTATTGAAGGTGAAATTGTTTTTAGTGAAGAAGTAAAAACCATAATCAGCCAGCCTTTATCTGAAGACTTAGAACGCATTCCAGGTTTAAGCAGAAGAGAACGTGATATTGCATTATTGCTTTCGCAGGGAAAATCGACTCAGGAAATTGCAGATGATTTGTTTTTGAGTTTTTTGACGGTTCAAACTCATCGTCGAAATATTCTTCAAAAATATAAAATGAAAAACGTAGCAGAATTGATTGCTTTTCTGCTTAAGAACAATATGTTAAACTGA
- a CDS encoding uroporphyrinogen-III synthase codes for MKVKTILVSQPEPKVENSPYFELQQKHKIKIDFRPFIHVEGVSAKEIRLQKIDLNHYTAIILTSRNAVDHFFRVADEMRYKVPEGLKYFCQSEAVAFYLQKYVVYRKRKIYVGAKDFADLSPLIKKYKDEKFLLPASDQLNADAPITLNSLKVDWAQAIFYRTVMSDLSDLADVYYDVLAFFSPTGIKSLFKNFPDFKQNDTRIAVFGSTTQKEALDHGLRIDILAPTPETPSMTMALEKYVAEANKGK; via the coding sequence ATGAAAGTGAAAACAATTTTGGTGTCACAGCCTGAACCTAAAGTGGAGAATTCTCCTTACTTTGAGCTCCAACAAAAACACAAAATAAAAATTGATTTCAGACCATTTATTCATGTGGAAGGGGTTAGCGCAAAAGAGATTCGATTACAAAAAATCGATCTTAATCATTACACTGCGATCATTTTAACAAGTAGAAATGCTGTAGATCATTTTTTTAGAGTTGCTGATGAAATGCGTTATAAAGTTCCTGAAGGATTGAAGTATTTCTGTCAATCTGAGGCTGTTGCGTTTTACCTTCAAAAGTATGTTGTGTACAGAAAACGTAAAATTTACGTTGGAGCAAAAGATTTTGCGGATTTATCTCCGCTGATTAAGAAGTACAAAGACGAAAAGTTTTTACTTCCTGCATCTGATCAATTAAATGCAGATGCTCCTATAACATTAAACAGTCTTAAAGTAGATTGGGCACAAGCTATTTTTTACAGAACTGTAATGAGTGATTTGTCTGACTTAGCTGATGTTTATTATGACGTTTTAGCTTTTTTCAGCCCTACTGGAATTAAATCTTTGTTTAAGAATTTCCCAGATTTCAAACAAAACGACACCAGAATCGCAGTATTTGGAAGCACAACTCAAAAAGAAGCTTTAGATCATGGTTTAAGAATTGATATTCTTGCTCCAACTCCTGAAACACCTTCTATGACAATGGCTTTAGAAAAATACGTTGCAGAAGCAAACAAAGGAAAATAA
- a CDS encoding MmpS family transport accessory protein: MKSILKTLAIVLTLAFTAVSCSSDNDDNNTGTASRDVKYEITGNYTGTLSTVYFEKGGNALNEDITKLPWTKEFTAEAKSMGASLSASGYGGVAGQTLTGKIYVGGKLQNELTATATSDGIIVLSLTPYVFPL, from the coding sequence ATGAAATCGATTTTAAAAACTTTAGCAATTGTATTGACTCTTGCTTTTACAGCAGTTTCTTGCAGCAGCGACAATGACGATAATAACACTGGAACAGCTTCAAGAGATGTAAAATATGAAATAACTGGAAATTACACAGGAACATTATCTACTGTTTATTTTGAAAAAGGCGGGAACGCATTAAATGAAGACATTACTAAGCTTCCTTGGACTAAAGAATTTACAGCTGAAGCAAAATCTATGGGAGCATCATTAAGCGCAAGTGGATATGGCGGAGTTGCTGGACAAACTTTAACTGGTAAAATTTATGTTGGCGGAAAATTGCAAAACGAACTAACTGCAACAGCAACTAGCGACGGAATAATTGTTTTATCTCTTACTCCTTACGTTTTTCCTCTATAA
- a CDS encoding DUF4271 domain-containing protein, which produces MIEQLHPRILENKDWATLLFVLTFAVVAMTKSAYESRFSEFSKLIFSDKYAKIYRDNNHLKSSFTVGLFFVQIVSYAFFILLTMNIFGQASKTDWVLFIQIATFLLYFILGKYLIEKIVATSFNIDEFVELFNLQKVTYRTYIGVLILPINAILFYYNNIPQIIPIIIIGISLCISVYSYFISIKTYQNAIISKLFYFILYLCALEIAPYYFLYYWITKGSA; this is translated from the coding sequence ATGATTGAACAACTTCATCCTCGAATTCTGGAAAACAAAGACTGGGCAACACTTTTGTTTGTGCTGACCTTTGCTGTTGTTGCCATGACAAAATCTGCTTATGAATCTAGATTTAGTGAATTTAGTAAACTTATTTTTTCTGATAAATATGCTAAAATTTATCGCGACAACAACCATTTAAAAAGCAGTTTTACAGTTGGTTTATTTTTTGTACAAATTGTTTCGTACGCATTTTTCATTTTGCTTACGATGAACATTTTTGGACAGGCCTCTAAAACTGATTGGGTTTTGTTTATTCAGATCGCAACTTTCCTTCTTTATTTCATTTTAGGAAAGTATTTAATCGAGAAAATCGTAGCAACTTCATTCAACATTGATGAATTTGTAGAACTTTTTAACTTACAAAAAGTAACTTACAGAACATATATTGGCGTTTTAATCCTTCCAATCAATGCTATTTTGTTCTATTACAATAATATTCCACAAATCATACCGATAATAATCATAGGTATTTCCCTGTGTATTAGTGTATACTCTTACTTTATTTCAATTAAAACATATCAAAACGCAATTATCAGCAAGTTATTTTATTTTATTTTATATCTTTGCGCTCTTGAAATAGCCCCTTATTATTTTCTTTATTATTGGATAACAAAAGGGAGTGCTTAG
- a CDS encoding alpha/beta hydrolase yields MKKYIILIIAFLFSALCINVFAQTKSYPFEVIKTGKGKQSIIFIPGFASSGEVWNETKAAFEKDFTCYTLTMAGFAGVKPQPNPSFENWKSGIANYIKDNKIEKPILVGHSMGGGLALAIASDYPDLICKIVVVDALPCLAALSDPSFKSKENNDCSPMVTQMAAMNETQFYDMQKQTMPRLLQDSSKLEMVVDWSVKSDRKTFSEVYCDFFNIDLRERISAIKCPSLILLESYFINLKPAIEGQYKNLKTANFQYADKGLHFIMYDDKDWYLAQLNSFIKS; encoded by the coding sequence ATGAAAAAGTATATCATCTTAATTATCGCATTCTTATTCTCTGCATTATGTATCAATGTTTTTGCACAAACAAAATCATATCCTTTTGAGGTTATCAAAACAGGAAAAGGAAAACAATCTATAATATTTATTCCTGGTTTTGCTTCTTCTGGAGAAGTTTGGAACGAAACCAAAGCAGCTTTCGAAAAAGATTTTACATGCTATACACTTACAATGGCTGGATTTGCCGGAGTAAAACCACAACCTAATCCTTCATTCGAAAACTGGAAATCAGGAATTGCCAATTATATCAAAGACAATAAAATCGAAAAACCAATTTTAGTTGGCCACAGTATGGGAGGCGGGCTTGCGCTGGCAATCGCTTCAGATTATCCAGATTTAATTTGTAAAATTGTGGTTGTCGACGCGCTTCCGTGTTTGGCTGCTTTGAGCGATCCTTCTTTTAAATCAAAAGAAAATAATGACTGTTCGCCAATGGTTACTCAAATGGCAGCAATGAATGAAACGCAGTTTTATGATATGCAGAAACAAACGATGCCGAGACTTTTGCAAGATTCATCAAAATTAGAAATGGTTGTAGACTGGAGTGTAAAATCGGATCGAAAAACTTTTTCGGAAGTGTATTGTGATTTCTTTAATATCGATTTGAGAGAAAGAATCTCGGCGATAAAATGTCCGTCATTAATTTTATTAGAATCTTATTTTATAAATTTAAAACCGGCAATCGAAGGGCAGTATAAAAACTTGAAAACAGCTAATTTTCAATATGCGGATAAAGGTTTACATTTTATAATGTACGATGACAAAGATTGGTATTTGGCACAATTAAACTCTTTTATAAAATCTTAA
- a CDS encoding Lrp/AsnC ligand binding domain-containing protein encodes MKINSLLIEIDGIDKEILRYLMDDARKPILQIANKIGISGAAIHQRLKKLEQSGVISGSKFTVNPKVLGYNTMAFIGVYLDKASRNSEAVKELRKIPEVLECHYTTGNWSVLIKIICRDNEHLMQLLNTKIQAIEGVSRTETFISLDQQIDRQIQL; translated from the coding sequence ATGAAAATCAACTCCCTCTTAATTGAAATTGACGGTATCGATAAAGAAATTCTTCGGTATTTAATGGACGATGCCCGAAAACCAATTTTGCAAATCGCCAATAAAATCGGAATTTCTGGTGCGGCAATTCATCAGAGATTAAAAAAATTAGAGCAATCCGGCGTTATTTCTGGGTCTAAATTTACTGTAAACCCAAAGGTTTTAGGTTACAACACAATGGCGTTTATTGGAGTTTATTTGGATAAAGCTTCCCGAAATTCGGAAGCTGTAAAAGAACTTAGAAAAATTCCTGAAGTTTTAGAATGCCATTATACTACTGGAAACTGGTCTGTTTTAATTAAAATCATCTGTCGTGACAACGAACATTTAATGCAGTTGCTAAATACCAAAATTCAAGCGATTGAAGGTGTTTCGAGAACTGAAACTTTTATTTCTTTAGATCAGCAGATTGATAGACAGATTCAGCTTTAG
- a CDS encoding polyprenol monophosphomannose synthase, giving the protein MNDSIVIIPTYNEIENIESIVRAVLSQHKSFNLLIIDDNSPDHTAKKVIALQEEFPDKLFLEQRTKKSGLGTAYVHGFKWALERNYQFIFEMDADFSHNPNDLEKLYDACHFGGADLAIGSRYVTGVNVVNWPLSRVLMSYFASVYVKFITGMKIHDATAGFVCYKREVLEKINLNKIKFVGYAFQIEMKYRTYCAKFQITEVPIIFTDRTKGVSKMSNAIIKEAILGVISLRLRKLVNSL; this is encoded by the coding sequence ATGAATGATAGTATTGTCATAATTCCCACATATAACGAAATTGAGAATATAGAAAGTATAGTAAGAGCAGTACTTTCGCAGCATAAATCTTTTAATCTGCTGATTATTGATGACAATTCTCCTGATCATACTGCAAAAAAAGTGATTGCATTACAGGAAGAATTTCCAGATAAGCTTTTTTTAGAACAAAGAACCAAAAAATCAGGTTTAGGAACAGCTTATGTTCATGGCTTCAAGTGGGCTTTAGAACGCAATTATCAATTTATTTTTGAAATGGATGCCGATTTTTCCCATAACCCAAATGATTTAGAAAAGCTGTACGATGCCTGCCATTTTGGTGGCGCAGACCTTGCAATTGGTTCTCGTTATGTAACGGGTGTAAACGTTGTAAACTGGCCTCTAAGCCGAGTTTTGATGTCTTATTTTGCATCGGTTTACGTGAAATTTATCACAGGAATGAAAATTCATGATGCCACTGCAGGTTTTGTATGTTACAAACGAGAAGTTCTGGAAAAAATCAATTTGAATAAAATAAAATTTGTTGGGTATGCGTTTCAAATCGAAATGAAATACAGAACATACTGTGCAAAATTTCAAATTACAGAAGTTCCTATTATCTTTACAGATAGAACAAAAGGAGTTTCTAAAATGAGTAATGCCATTATTAAAGAAGCTATACTAGGCGTAATTTCACTTAGATTAAGAAAATTAGTCAATTCATTATAA
- a CDS encoding zinc metallopeptidase has translation MGSGYLIIAGAIMLFSWLVSSQLKSKFELYSKLQLRNGMSGAEIAEKMLADNGITDVRVISTPGQLTDHYNPSDKTVNLSEAVYNHRNAAAAAVAAHECGHAVQHAIGYEWLTMRSKLVPIVSVASNYVQWILIAGILMIKVFPQLLLIGIIVFAATTLFSIITLPVEYDASNRALAWLENKQMLTQEEQAGAKDALKWAARTYVVAAIGSIATLLYYISIYSGSRRN, from the coding sequence ATGGGATCTGGATATCTAATTATTGCTGGAGCTATAATGTTGTTCAGCTGGCTGGTAAGTTCTCAGCTAAAGAGCAAATTTGAATTATATTCGAAATTGCAACTAAGAAACGGAATGAGCGGTGCTGAAATTGCCGAAAAAATGCTTGCCGATAACGGAATTACAGATGTTCGTGTTATTTCGACACCAGGTCAGTTAACAGACCATTATAATCCTTCAGATAAAACAGTAAATTTAAGTGAAGCCGTTTATAATCACAGAAACGCGGCAGCTGCAGCAGTTGCAGCACACGAATGCGGTCACGCCGTACAACATGCAATTGGTTACGAATGGCTGACAATGCGTTCAAAATTAGTGCCAATCGTAAGCGTTGCTTCAAACTACGTGCAATGGATTTTAATTGCGGGAATCTTAATGATTAAGGTTTTTCCACAATTATTATTAATTGGGATTATAGTTTTCGCGGCAACAACCTTGTTTTCGATTATTACACTTCCTGTAGAATACGATGCGAGTAACCGTGCGCTGGCCTGGTTGGAAAATAAACAAATGCTGACACAAGAAGAGCAGGCAGGAGCAAAAGATGCTTTAAAATGGGCTGCAAGAACGTATGTAGTAGCTGCAATTGGTTCTATCGCCACGTTGCTGTACTATATCTCGATTTATTCGGGAAGCAGGAGAAATTAG
- a CDS encoding dihydroorotase: MNRILIKNAKIVNEGTIFEGDVLIENDLIVEIADSISLKTSDCIVIDAEGSYLMPGAIDDQVHFREPGLTHKGDLESESRAAVAGGITSFIEQPNTVPNAVTQEILEDKYQIASQKSFANYSFMMGATNDNLEEVLKTNPKNVAGIKIFLGSSTGNMLVDNEAVLEKIFSSTPMLIAVHCEDETTIQNNLAAFKEQYGEDVPVTAHNLIRSAEACYISSSKAVALAKRTGARLHIFHLSTAKEMELFTNKIPLEDKKITAEVCVHHLWFTDEDYKTKGNFIKWNPAVKTAEDRAELWKALNDGRIDVIATDHAPHTKEEKMQSYLKAPSGGPLVQHAVVAMFEAHHQGKISVEKIVEKMCHNPAKIFKIEKRGFIREGYHADLVIVNPSLPWSVKPENILYKCGWSPFENFTFKSRITHTFVNGELVYNNFKVKDTRAGKRLLFDR; encoded by the coding sequence ATGAATAGGATTTTAATAAAAAATGCCAAAATTGTAAACGAAGGGACAATTTTTGAAGGAGATGTTTTAATAGAAAATGATTTGATTGTTGAAATTGCCGACAGCATTTCGTTAAAAACATCAGATTGTATAGTAATCGATGCCGAGGGAAGTTATTTAATGCCGGGAGCAATTGACGATCAAGTACATTTTAGAGAACCAGGTTTAACGCATAAAGGAGATCTCGAATCTGAATCTCGAGCTGCTGTTGCTGGAGGGATTACTTCTTTTATCGAACAGCCAAATACGGTTCCTAATGCAGTAACACAAGAAATTTTAGAAGATAAATATCAAATTGCATCTCAAAAATCATTTGCGAATTATTCGTTTATGATGGGTGCAACAAATGATAACTTAGAGGAAGTTTTAAAAACAAATCCAAAAAACGTTGCCGGAATTAAAATTTTCTTAGGTTCGTCAACAGGAAATATGCTGGTGGATAACGAAGCAGTTTTAGAAAAGATTTTTTCTAGCACACCAATGCTAATTGCGGTTCACTGCGAAGATGAAACTACAATTCAAAATAATCTTGCTGCTTTTAAAGAGCAGTATGGAGAAGATGTTCCCGTAACTGCGCATAATTTAATTAGAAGTGCAGAGGCTTGTTATATTTCTTCTTCAAAAGCAGTTGCTTTGGCAAAACGCACAGGAGCAAGACTTCATATTTTCCATCTTTCAACTGCGAAAGAAATGGAATTGTTTACGAATAAAATTCCGTTAGAAGATAAAAAGATTACTGCTGAGGTTTGTGTGCATCATCTTTGGTTTACAGACGAGGATTATAAAACAAAAGGTAATTTCATTAAATGGAACCCAGCCGTAAAAACTGCCGAAGATCGTGCTGAACTTTGGAAAGCTTTGAACGACGGGCGAATTGATGTAATTGCTACAGACCACGCACCTCATACAAAAGAGGAAAAAATGCAGTCGTATTTAAAAGCACCTTCTGGTGGTCCGCTTGTACAGCATGCTGTTGTAGCTATGTTTGAAGCACATCATCAAGGTAAAATAAGCGTGGAGAAAATAGTGGAAAAAATGTGCCACAATCCAGCTAAAATTTTCAAAATTGAAAAAAGAGGTTTTATAAGAGAAGGTTATCACGCCGATTTGGTTATTGTAAATCCGAGCCTGCCTTGGAGTGTAAAACCAGAGAATATTTTATACAAATGCGGATGGTCGCCTTTTGAGAATTTTACTTTCAAATCTAGAATTACGCATACTTTTGTAAACGGAGAATTGGTTTATAATAATTTCAAAGTAAAAGATACGAGAGCCGGAAAACGATTATTATTTGACAGATAA
- a CDS encoding DUF4296 domain-containing protein: MKNFIVIVLVLFLSISCKKELVKQPAKLIEREKMVDIMYDLSLLEAMRYQKPLSLDSINSDPTKFILQKYKVDSLQFVQNNIYYASDYESYKDMFDEVNKRLAKNQRAADSLAKIDEKKAAKENKNKPKELKEVSKDSIKKNIPKINIDSIKMAQRKNRRQL; this comes from the coding sequence ATGAAGAACTTTATAGTAATAGTATTGGTTTTGTTTCTTTCTATAAGCTGCAAAAAAGAGCTGGTAAAACAGCCTGCGAAGCTTATTGAAAGAGAAAAAATGGTTGATATCATGTATGATTTGTCGCTTCTTGAAGCAATGAGGTATCAAAAACCATTGTCTTTAGATTCGATAAACAGTGATCCAACAAAATTTATTTTACAAAAATATAAAGTAGACAGTCTGCAGTTTGTTCAGAATAATATATATTATGCTTCTGATTATGAAAGCTATAAAGATATGTTTGATGAGGTAAATAAAAGATTGGCTAAAAATCAAAGAGCAGCAGATTCTCTTGCAAAAATCGATGAGAAAAAAGCAGCAAAAGAGAATAAAAATAAGCCAAAGGAATTGAAGGAAGTTTCGAAAGATTCTATCAAAAAAAACATTCCAAAAATCAATATTGATTCTATAAAAATGGCGCAAAGAAAAAATAGAAGACAATTATAA
- a CDS encoding sigma-70 family RNA polymerase sigma factor — protein MEFEDIYKTYWDRIFRLCMGFVNDYDAAQDLTQETFIIVWQKLENFRNESSIGTWIFRIASNNCLRQIEKQKRFPKSELPVHLSEEKQASLEPQIQFLYKCIAELPETERIIISLELEDVKQTEIAKIVGLSDANVRVKIHRIKEKLTEKFKENGQR, from the coding sequence ATGGAATTCGAAGATATCTACAAAACATATTGGGATAGAATTTTTAGGCTTTGCATGGGTTTTGTAAACGATTATGACGCGGCGCAGGATTTGACTCAGGAAACGTTTATAATTGTCTGGCAGAAACTGGAAAACTTTAGAAATGAATCTTCTATTGGAACCTGGATTTTTAGGATTGCTTCTAACAATTGCCTGAGGCAGATCGAAAAACAGAAACGTTTTCCAAAATCAGAGCTGCCTGTTCATCTTTCAGAAGAAAAACAAGCCTCATTGGAACCTCAAATTCAGTTTTTATACAAATGTATTGCTGAATTACCCGAAACAGAACGTATTATTATTTCGCTGGAACTGGAAGATGTAAAGCAGACAGAAATTGCCAAAATTGTTGGACTTTCTGATGCAAATGTGCGAGTAAAAATTCACAGGATAAAAGAAAAATTGACCGAAAAATTTAAAGAAAATGGACAACGATAA